In Streptomyces sp. NBC_00483, a single window of DNA contains:
- a CDS encoding FAD binding domain-containing protein, which produces MDFLRPGSWEEALAAKAEHPTAVPIAGGTDVMVEINFDHRRPEYLLDLNRIGELNEWEVGGGPQSDTVRLGASVPYTKIMEHLRGELPGLALASHTVASPQIRNRGGVGGNLGTASPAGDAHPALLASGAEVEVESVRGSRRIPIDEFYTGVKRNALAEDELIRAVHIKKAEGPQQFSKVGTRNAMVIAVCAFGLALHPETRTVRTGIGSAAPTPVRAKAAEEFLNSALEEGGFWDNGKIITPSVAKQFATLCSGACNPIDDVRGTASYRRHAVGVMARRTLTWAWESYRGSGVRTEGAA; this is translated from the coding sequence ATGGACTTCCTTCGCCCCGGCAGCTGGGAGGAGGCGCTCGCCGCGAAGGCCGAGCACCCCACAGCCGTGCCGATCGCAGGCGGCACCGATGTCATGGTCGAGATCAACTTCGACCACCGCCGCCCCGAGTACCTGCTCGACCTCAACCGCATCGGTGAGCTGAACGAGTGGGAGGTGGGCGGGGGGCCTCAGAGCGACACCGTCCGGCTCGGCGCCTCCGTCCCGTACACCAAGATCATGGAGCACCTGCGCGGTGAGCTGCCGGGTCTCGCCCTCGCCTCGCACACCGTCGCCTCGCCGCAGATCCGCAACCGCGGCGGCGTCGGCGGCAACCTCGGCACCGCGTCGCCGGCCGGTGACGCCCACCCGGCGCTGCTCGCCTCCGGCGCCGAGGTCGAGGTGGAGTCGGTGCGCGGCTCGCGGCGCATCCCGATCGACGAGTTCTACACGGGGGTCAAGCGCAACGCCCTCGCCGAGGACGAGCTGATCCGCGCCGTGCACATCAAGAAGGCCGAAGGGCCCCAGCAGTTCTCCAAGGTCGGCACGCGCAACGCGATGGTCATCGCGGTGTGCGCCTTCGGCCTCGCCCTGCACCCGGAGACCCGGACCGTGCGCACCGGCATCGGCTCGGCGGCACCCACTCCGGTCCGTGCCAAGGCGGCCGAGGAATTCCTCAACTCCGCTTTGGAAGAAGGCGGGTTCTGGGACAACGGCAAGATCATCACCCCGTCGGTCGCCAAGCAGTTCGCCACGCTCTGCTCCGGCGCCTGCAACCCGATCGACGACGTGCGGGGCACTGCCTCGTACCGCCGTCACGCGGTCGGCGTCATGGCACGCCGCACGCTGACCTGGGCCTGGGAGTCGTACCGCGGCTCGGGCGTTCGCACGGAGGGAGCCGCGTAA